A portion of the Stella humosa genome contains these proteins:
- a CDS encoding aspartate aminotransferase family protein encodes MQRPPGNSIASRDIATYLHSYTNLKKHETDGPLVVNGGRGIYIQDEAGKEYIEGMAGLWCASLGFSEERLVEAAIAALRRLPYYHTFGGKTTEIGVDLAEKLLSTAPVPMSKVFFANSGSEANDSVVKLVWYYNNALERPAKKKILARTKGYHGVTVASASLTGLPNNHRDFDLPIANIMHVDCPHHYRFGEPGESEEAFATRLADNLEKRILAEGPETVAAFIAEPIMGAGGVILPPAGYFEKVQAILKKYDILMIADEVICGFGRTGNMWGCQTFGIKPDILVCAKALSSAYLPISAVMISEPIYQAMVRQSEKIGVFAHGFTYSGHPVSSAVALETLKIYEERDIVGHVQAIAPKMQKWIRSFADRPLVGECRGTGLIGAIELVADKATHAPFDAKLGVGAYLAQRAQEGGLILRAMGDSIGFCPPLIITGDELDEMFRRFDKALGETEKWLAGQGLAKVA; translated from the coding sequence ATGCAGCGCCCGCCCGGCAACTCGATCGCCAGCCGCGATATCGCGACCTACCTGCACTCCTACACCAACCTGAAGAAGCACGAGACCGATGGCCCGCTGGTGGTCAACGGGGGCCGCGGCATCTACATCCAGGACGAGGCCGGCAAGGAGTATATCGAGGGCATGGCCGGGCTGTGGTGCGCCTCCCTCGGCTTCAGCGAGGAGCGCCTGGTAGAGGCCGCGATCGCGGCCCTGCGGCGCCTGCCCTACTATCATACGTTCGGCGGCAAGACGACGGAGATCGGCGTCGACCTGGCCGAGAAGCTGCTGTCGACCGCGCCGGTGCCGATGTCGAAGGTGTTCTTCGCCAATTCCGGCTCCGAGGCCAATGACTCGGTCGTGAAGCTCGTCTGGTACTACAACAACGCGCTGGAGCGGCCGGCCAAGAAGAAGATTCTGGCCCGCACCAAGGGCTATCACGGCGTCACCGTCGCCTCGGCCAGCCTGACCGGGCTGCCGAACAACCATCGCGACTTCGACCTGCCGATCGCCAACATCATGCATGTCGACTGCCCGCACCATTATCGCTTCGGCGAGCCGGGCGAGAGCGAGGAGGCATTCGCCACGCGCCTCGCCGACAACCTGGAGAAGCGCATCCTGGCCGAGGGGCCGGAGACGGTGGCGGCCTTCATCGCCGAGCCGATCATGGGTGCGGGCGGCGTCATCCTGCCGCCGGCCGGCTACTTCGAGAAGGTCCAGGCGATCCTGAAGAAGTACGACATCCTGATGATCGCCGACGAGGTGATCTGCGGCTTCGGGCGCACCGGCAACATGTGGGGCTGCCAGACCTTCGGCATCAAGCCGGACATCCTGGTCTGCGCCAAGGCGCTGTCGTCGGCCTACCTGCCGATCTCGGCCGTCATGATCTCCGAGCCGATCTACCAGGCGATGGTCCGCCAGAGCGAGAAGATCGGCGTCTTCGCCCACGGCTTCACCTATTCCGGCCACCCCGTTTCGAGCGCGGTCGCCCTGGAGACGCTGAAGATCTACGAGGAGCGCGACATCGTCGGCCACGTCCAGGCCATCGCACCGAAGATGCAGAAGTGGATCCGCAGCTTCGCCGACCGGCCGCTGGTGGGCGAGTGCCGCGGCACCGGCCTGATCGGCGCGATCGAGCTGGTGGCGGACAAGGCCACGCACGCGCCGTTCGACGCCAAGCTGGGCGTCGGCGCCTACCTCGCCCAGCGGGCGCAGGAAGGCGGCCTGATCCTGCGCGCGATGGGCGATTCCATCGGCTTCTGCCCGCCGCTCATCATCACCGGGGACGAGCTGGACGAGATGTTCCGCCGCTTCGACAAGGCGCTGGGCGAGACCGAGAAGTGGCTGGCCGGCCAGGGCCTGGCCAAGGTCGCCTGA
- a CDS encoding ankyrin repeat domain-containing protein: protein MRAPVCRRLAGASSRFHGRRRLLGAAAFFLMGMGGRPTMAATAEARLREAAGQGDLANLEAAITAGAALDGADGEGRTPLLLAVAGGHDAVARRLIDAGADINAPAANHDTPWLLAGARGRTAMLEAMLATGRVDYARRNRYGGNALIPACERGHVETVRLLLERSRIDVDHVNNLGWTALLEAVILADGGPRHVEIVRLLLAHGASVRIADRDGVTALAHARMRGQTAVVPLLEAAEAAR, encoded by the coding sequence ATGCGGGCGCCCGTCTGCCGCCGGTTGGCGGGCGCCTCTTCCCGCTTCCATGGCCGCCGTCGCCTGCTGGGCGCGGCGGCCTTTTTCCTGATGGGCATGGGGGGCCGGCCGACCATGGCGGCGACCGCGGAGGCACGGCTGCGCGAGGCAGCCGGCCAGGGCGACCTGGCGAACCTGGAGGCGGCGATCACGGCCGGTGCGGCGTTGGACGGGGCCGACGGGGAGGGCCGCACGCCCCTGCTGCTGGCGGTCGCCGGCGGCCATGATGCCGTCGCCCGCCGGCTGATCGACGCCGGCGCCGACATCAACGCGCCGGCCGCCAACCACGACACGCCTTGGCTGCTGGCCGGCGCCCGCGGGCGCACCGCCATGCTGGAGGCGATGCTGGCGACCGGCCGCGTCGACTATGCCCGGCGCAACCGCTATGGCGGCAACGCCCTGATCCCGGCCTGCGAGCGCGGCCATGTGGAGACCGTGCGCCTGCTGCTGGAGCGCTCGCGGATCGACGTCGACCACGTCAACAACCTGGGCTGGACGGCCCTGCTGGAGGCGGTGATCCTGGCCGACGGCGGCCCTCGCCATGTGGAGATCGTGCGCCTGTTGCTGGCCCATGGGGCGTCCGTCCGCATCGCCGACCGCGACGGCGTGACCGCGCTCGCCCACGCCCGCATGCGCGGCCAGACGGCCGTCGTGCCCCTGCTGGAAGCCGCCGAGGCTGCCCGGTGA
- a CDS encoding VOC family protein has translation MTGGILAIHHVQVTVPADRMAAALHFYGHTLGLAEIPQPARDRPEPGAWYRVGAAELHLRPDTTAAGDAAASRRHVAFAVADLDRLESALAAAGSEFLPDARPVPGQRRLFVRDPGGNRVELMEQP, from the coding sequence GTGACCGGCGGCATCCTCGCCATCCACCATGTCCAGGTTACCGTGCCGGCCGACCGCATGGCGGCAGCCCTGCACTTCTACGGCCACACGCTGGGCCTGGCCGAAATCCCCCAGCCGGCGCGCGACCGGCCGGAACCGGGCGCCTGGTATCGGGTGGGCGCGGCCGAGCTGCATCTGCGGCCCGACACGACGGCAGCCGGCGATGCCGCCGCCAGCCGCCGCCACGTGGCGTTCGCCGTGGCCGACCTCGACCGGCTGGAAAGCGCGCTTGCCGCGGCTGGGTCGGAGTTCCTGCCGGACGCGCGGCCGGTGCCGGGCCAGCGGCGGCTGTTCGTGCGCGACCCCGGCGGCAACCGGGTC